The window GAGGCAAGTGCAGTCAAAGGTAAAGGGCGTTTGGTGAAGACAGGTTCGCTTGGGGACGTTATGCAGGAGTCTATTCAGGCCGCAATGACGGTGGTTAGGTCCCGAGCGCAGTTTTTAGGGATTCCCCCAGAATTCAATGAAAAACGTGATTTACACATTCATGTGCCAGAAGGGGCAACCCCAAAAGATGGCCCAAGCGCAGGTATTGCTATGTGTACCGCGTTGGTTTCTGTATTCACCGATATTCCAGTGCGCGCGGACGTGGCAATGACCGGGGAAATTACCCTGCGGGGAGAAGTATTAAAGATTGGTGGTCTAAAGGAAAAGCTGCTAGCAGCGCATCGCGGCGGAATTAAAACCGTGATTATTCCAGAGGGAAATGCGGCTGATTTACGAGATATTCCAGACAATATTAAAGAAGATCTAACTATCAAGCCCGTTAAGTGGATTGACCAGGTTTTGCAGGACGCGCTCCAGTATATGCCCAAGCCCTTTAGTGACGAAGAGTACAAAGAGCTGGAAGAGGCGCAAGCAAGTAAGGATGCGAATAAAGAGAGCCGTATTAGTACACATTGAGAACTATCTGCTGGTTAGTAAATCGTAGATAGTCAAGCAGTTTATGCTGGTTTGTACGATTTGCAGCCATATAAACCCTTGATTGGCAAATAATGTATTTGATTCTTGACCGGTCAAGGGGCAGTTGGTATAAATCGCAATTCTTCGCGAAACGTCGCAAGGTCCCAAAAATAGCGGGCTGGCGGGAAGTTTAGGTGGAAACCGACTACCCTTCATAAGCGAATGCGTAGGAACGAATTTGAGTTGTAATTTGAAACAAAATATAAAGAGGGGATAAAAGTGAATAAATCTGAACTGGTAGAAGCGATTGCAGCGTCTGCAGATATTTCTAAAGCAGCAGCTGGCCGAGCACTAGACGCTGTAACGGAATCTATCGCAAATGCCCTCAAAGAAGGCGACCAGGTTGCTTTGGTAGGTTTCGGTACCTTTTTGGTGAAAGAGCGCGCAGCTCGCACCGGCCGTAACCCACAGACTGGTGACCCAATTGAGATTGCTGCCGCAAAAATCCCAAGCTTTAAAGCGGGTAAAGCGCTTAAAGACGCAGTAAACTAAGAAACCAAAATAACTACAGTTCCAAAACTCTATCGATATTGTCAATTGCCGGCCTTAATATTTTCTGTATTTGTGAGTTCAAAGCGATAGATCACTCGGTCTTATAACGCTGCACTTAAAGACTGTTGGGGCAAACAGGAATTGTAAAAAAATAATTAGAAACAACACATCTAGGTGCGGTTAAATTTGGAAACTGTAGAACAATAAAGGCGCGGTAAACTAGCGCCTTTTTTTGTGTGTGTTTCAGCGTAATTTTCGAGGTTGGTTATGCTTCAGAGTGTTAGAGACAATCTAAAGGGAACGATTGTCAGTGTGATCGTTATCCTGTTTTTTATTCTCCCGATGGTGATCACCGGCGTGGGTAGCTCGTTTTTGGGGTCAGTTGCTGGCACCGATGCGGCTGTTGTGGATGGACGCTCAATTACAAAGAAAGAGTTGAGTCGTGAAATATATATGCAGAAACAGCGTTTACTCGCGCAACAGGGAGTCGACCCTTCTGCAGACTATTTAAAAGATGAAAACCTTGCCCAGCCAGTGTTAGAGCGATTGACTCGCAAAGCAGCAGTTCTGGCAGCGGCTGAAAAAGGCGGTATGGCCGTTTCTGAGAAGTCCATCAACGGGGCTATTGTTGGCCAAGAGGAATTCAAGGTAGACGGTAAGTTCAGCTCGCAGCAGTATCGCTCGCTTCTCGCCCGGGTGGGGCTTACCCCTGCGGCCTATAAAGCCGCGACCGCAGAAGAGATGATGCTGGGGCAATTGAATAAAGGTTTGGAGCTATCGAGCTTTGTAACTGAAAAAGAGAAAAGCGAAATCATTGCCATTATTAACGAAAAGCGTTCGTTTTTTACTGTAAAAATTCCTGCTGATGACCTCGCTGACTCAATTGAAGTTACCGATGCAGAGATAGCTGCCTACTACCAGGCAAATGAGGCCGAATTCCGCGAGCCGGAAAAACTCTCTGTGGATTATATCGAGCTCTCTGTTAATAGTATTGCAGCGACAGTTACAGTGGACGAGGCAGATGTTCGTTCGCAATACGAACAAGAAGCGGAAAGCTTTGATGCAACCCCAGAGCTAACCGTGGCTCATATTCTGCTTGAGGAAGATTCTTCCGCGAAGTTGACCGAAGTGCAGGCAAAACTTGCTGCCGGTGACGAGTTCGCCGATGTGGCTAAGGCCTACTCAGACGATGCCGGTTCTCGAGATCAGGGCGGTGAATTGGGTGTCTTGGTTGCTGGCGCTTTTCCTGAGGCTTTCGAGTCTGCGGCACGTGAACTCGGCGAGGGCGAGGTGTCAGGTCCTGTTAAGACCGATTCTGGTACGCACTTCATTAAAGTATTGAAGAAAGACGTTCCCGAAGTACCCAGTTTTGAATCCCGTAAGGCTGCTATCGAGCGTAGCTTGAAAGTAGCAAAGGCAGAGGGAATCTATCTTTCTGAGATGGAAAAACTTGACGAACTTACATTTGGTGCGCCCGATTTGTCTGGTGCTGCGAAAGAGTTGGGTATAGAAGTCAAAACCACTCAGCCCTTCCAGCGCAATACCGGCCTTGGCGTTGCTGGAAACCCCGAAGTTCGCAACGCAGCGTTTGGTGATGAGGTTTTGATCGATAACCGAAATAGTCAAGTTATTGAACTGGCCGGCAATAGGGCGCTGGTCGTGCGTAAGAACACGCATTCGCCTGAACATATCAAGCCGTTGGAGGAGGTAAAAGAGCAGGTTGTTAGCAAGCTTACTGAAAGCAAGTTGAACGATCTACTCGAGGAAAAAGCTGAGACGTTTATTGCAGAGGCGAAATCGTCCGAGGATCTTAATGCGCTAGCGGAGAGTTCTGGCTACGCTTACGCAATGTTTGAAGATGTCTCTCGCTCGGATCCAGTCAGTGACCCAGCTACCCGAAACACGGTTTTTTCCATGCCACTGATAGAAGGTGAGACCGCGTTTGACGCAAGCCCGGTTCGCGATGGAGGCTACCAAGTCGTAGGCGTGGTGAAAAAGTCTGCTGGTACTGCCGATGATATGGAGCCAACGCAAGTCGCGGGTTTGGCTACACAGCTCTCTAGAGAAAACAGTCGCTTCGAAGGCAGTGCTTTTGAATCAGAAGTTGTCGCCAACGCAGATATAAAAATACATTAATTTTAATGTTTCCTAAAAACCCCTGGTGGACTTGTTCACCGGGGGTTTTCTATTTTAGGTGGTGTAGTTTATATCAGCGGTAAATGGAGTATGTCGTACTGTGGCAATGCCTCTTGCAGTAAGTAGCTGGCGTAGGTCTTGTATGGCGGTGCGTCGTTGGCGGAATGTGCTGCTATGAAAGTAATTTTTGAATGGCTGTGGTCACGCTGTCCGAGCTTTTGCAGTAAGTGATGAACGCGATTAGCGATAGCCGATCCAGAGTCGACCCAGGAAATGGACTCGCAAGAGGGAAGCGCTTTAAAGTAAGGCAGGAGTAGAGGAAAATGAGTGCACGCAAGTACTATTGTATCGACAGATCCAGCTGTTGATTTAGTTCTGAGCTTGCCTAATTCTTCTATGAGTATGCCCGTATCGGGTTTTGTGCCTTGTAGCAATTGTTCAGCGCATACCACCAGGGGGTTACTCCCGTGGGTGACGACTTCATGATTACCTGCGAAATCCTCGATCAACTGCCGTGTGTAGTCGCGGTTTACAGTTGCCGGCGTGGCTAACAAGCCGATAACTCCTGTGCGGGTAATTGATGCTGCGGGCTTTATCGCCGGTACGACTCCCACAAACTCTACGGTGGGATAGCGCGCTCTAAGTGCGCGTAGAGCGAGTGTACTGGCTGTGTTGCAAGCGAGTACGACTATGTCTGGTTGCCGTTGGCTGAGGCAGTTACCAACAAGAGATACCAATCTGCGGATTAAAACATCGTCTGGCATGGTGCCGTATGGAAAACCAGCAATATCGGCGAAGTAGTCCATACTCACATCCGGGTTGCGGTGCAATATCTCGCGCGCCACGGTGAGCCCGCCAGCACCAGAGTCCAGAACGAGTATACGAGCGTTTTTAGAGGCAAGCGTGGGTTTTACTGGCATGGAACCGCTGGGGTTTTTACCCCAGTCATGTAGAATATCAACGATCTCAAATCATACCAAAACCTAGAGTACAACCCTACTTAATGTTCGATATTTCTCAACCGCAGTTTCTTCATCTTTTATATGCGTTCCTTGCTGGCATCGCATTTGTTATGCCGCTGTCCGTTTTGGTTTTCTGGGTTCGGCTCGCCGCGCGCGAAAAATCAATAGTTGAGGAACTGCAGCTGTCAAAAGACGCTGATGAGCGAGCCCAAATTGATTCTCTCCACCAAAAAGATATCGCGATTGCACGCCTGGAAGCCGAGCTGGAGAGTACTCGCCTGTCCGTCGGAGCCCTGCGTGAAGAACTGAGTGAAGCGAAGGAATATCGAAGTAAATATGTGCAAATGGAAACGCGGTTTGAGGAGCAACGAGAGCGTCTTGACAAGGAAAAATCGTTGTTGGAAGAAGCGCGAGAAAAGTTGTTCCGCGAGTTTGAATTGTCCGCAAATAAGCTTTTCGAGACTAAGCAGGAAAAATTCACTGTTAATACACGCCAAAATATGGAATCTATCCTTTCGCCGTTCAAAGAACAGCTGAAGGCTTTCAACCAACGGGTAGAGGATGTATATCACAAAGAAAATTCGCAGCGAAACCAGTTGGTAGGACAGATAGCAGAGCTACAGAAGCAGACGCAAAAAATCAGTAGTGAAGCAAATAACCTTGCGGCCGCGCTTAAGGGAGACAATAAAACTCAGGGTAATTGGGGCGAAATTGTTCTGGAGCGACTTCTCGAACAATCTGGCTTGCAAAAAGGTAGTGAGTACGAAACACAACGCCAATATT of the Teredinibacter turnerae T7901 genome contains:
- a CDS encoding HU family DNA-binding protein, with amino-acid sequence MNKSELVEAIAASADISKAAAGRALDAVTESIANALKEGDQVALVGFGTFLVKERAARTGRNPQTGDPIEIAAAKIPSFKAGKALKDAVN
- a CDS encoding SurA N-terminal domain-containing protein yields the protein MLQSVRDNLKGTIVSVIVILFFILPMVITGVGSSFLGSVAGTDAAVVDGRSITKKELSREIYMQKQRLLAQQGVDPSADYLKDENLAQPVLERLTRKAAVLAAAEKGGMAVSEKSINGAIVGQEEFKVDGKFSSQQYRSLLARVGLTPAAYKAATAEEMMLGQLNKGLELSSFVTEKEKSEIIAIINEKRSFFTVKIPADDLADSIEVTDAEIAAYYQANEAEFREPEKLSVDYIELSVNSIAATVTVDEADVRSQYEQEAESFDATPELTVAHILLEEDSSAKLTEVQAKLAAGDEFADVAKAYSDDAGSRDQGGELGVLVAGAFPEAFESAARELGEGEVSGPVKTDSGTHFIKVLKKDVPEVPSFESRKAAIERSLKVAKAEGIYLSEMEKLDELTFGAPDLSGAAKELGIEVKTTQPFQRNTGLGVAGNPEVRNAAFGDEVLIDNRNSQVIELAGNRALVVRKNTHSPEHIKPLEEVKEQVVSKLTESKLNDLLEEKAETFIAEAKSSEDLNALAESSGYAYAMFEDVSRSDPVSDPATRNTVFSMPLIEGETAFDASPVRDGGYQVVGVVKKSAGTADDMEPTQVAGLATQLSRENSRFEGSAFESEVVANADIKIH
- the murI gene encoding glutamate racemase, which translates into the protein MPVKPTLASKNARILVLDSGAGGLTVAREILHRNPDVSMDYFADIAGFPYGTMPDDVLIRRLVSLVGNCLSQRQPDIVVLACNTASTLALRALRARYPTVEFVGVVPAIKPAASITRTGVIGLLATPATVNRDYTRQLIEDFAGNHEVVTHGSNPLVVCAEQLLQGTKPDTGILIEELGKLRTKSTAGSVDTIVLACTHFPLLLPYFKALPSCESISWVDSGSAIANRVHHLLQKLGQRDHSHSKITFIAAHSANDAPPYKTYASYLLQEALPQYDILHLPLI
- the rmuC gene encoding DNA recombination protein RmuC — encoded protein: MFDISQPQFLHLLYAFLAGIAFVMPLSVLVFWVRLAAREKSIVEELQLSKDADERAQIDSLHQKDIAIARLEAELESTRLSVGALREELSEAKEYRSKYVQMETRFEEQRERLDKEKSLLEEAREKLFREFELSANKLFETKQEKFTVNTRQNMESILSPFKEQLKAFNQRVEDVYHKENSQRNQLVGQIAELQKQTQKISSEANNLAAALKGDNKTQGNWGEIVLERLLEQSGLQKGSEYETQRQYSSEEGRRFRPDVIVHLPEGKDIVIDAKVSLTDYERYCQLEDRAEQESALKKHVDSLRAHIKGLSLKNYEQLEGVRTLDFVFIFIPIEAAYIAAMQFAPGLFKEGYDRNIVLVSPSSLMVALRTVETLWRYEKQNKNAEKIAESAGKLYDQFVLLISAMEEVGQYIGKTSQSYDKAIKRLSTGRGNLVKRAEDLRVLGAKTSRQLPDHLKDDAGDSALELENSPGNTSKEE